A region of Pelagicoccus sp. SDUM812003 DNA encodes the following proteins:
- a CDS encoding acetate kinase, translated as MNVLVINCGSSSLKFSVVETESGKDLAKGLFDRLGSKTPGYKLKNVERSTEAEGSLGEGEAHEQALDLLARFLNQPENDNLVVTAVGHRMVHGGEKFTGAALINDETLAAVESCSALAPLHNPSNLLGVRKSLEHFTDLPQVAVFDTAFHQTLSKEAYLYPIPLELYREHGIRRYGFHGSSHKYVTSEAARILGKPLAETNIITIHLGNGCSAAAIENGRSVDTTMGLTPLEGLVMGTRSGDLDPGIIFHLYRSLGMSMEEIDATLNKKSGLLGLSELSNDMRELRQAAADGNENAKLALAVFERRLAKSVASLRASMSKLDAIVFTGGIGENDAVTRSAALRQLAFLGIEMDADANQSAGRGKNGFISTESSKVKAIVIPTNEELMIARETAQHIAD; from the coding sequence ATGAATGTATTGGTAATCAACTGCGGAAGCTCCTCACTAAAATTCTCAGTCGTTGAGACCGAATCCGGCAAGGATCTGGCCAAGGGATTGTTTGACCGACTGGGCAGCAAGACTCCGGGATACAAGCTGAAGAACGTTGAACGTTCCACGGAGGCCGAAGGCTCGCTCGGCGAGGGAGAAGCCCACGAGCAGGCTCTCGACTTGCTGGCTCGCTTCCTCAATCAGCCGGAAAACGACAATCTGGTGGTCACCGCGGTCGGCCACCGCATGGTGCATGGGGGCGAAAAGTTCACGGGAGCCGCCTTGATCAATGACGAGACCCTAGCCGCTGTGGAAAGCTGCTCCGCTCTGGCCCCGCTGCACAACCCATCCAACCTGCTGGGCGTGCGCAAGTCGCTCGAGCACTTCACCGATCTTCCTCAAGTGGCCGTCTTCGACACCGCGTTTCACCAGACCCTAAGCAAGGAAGCCTACCTCTACCCCATCCCGCTCGAGCTTTATCGCGAACATGGCATTCGCCGCTATGGATTCCATGGCTCCAGCCACAAGTACGTGACCTCCGAGGCGGCCCGCATTCTGGGCAAGCCTCTGGCCGAAACCAACATCATCACCATCCACCTCGGAAACGGCTGCAGCGCTGCCGCTATCGAAAACGGCAGGAGCGTGGACACCACCATGGGGCTCACCCCGCTGGAAGGACTGGTCATGGGAACGCGCTCCGGCGACCTCGATCCGGGCATCATCTTCCACCTCTACCGGTCCCTCGGCATGTCCATGGAGGAGATCGACGCCACCCTGAATAAGAAAAGCGGCCTGCTGGGACTCTCGGAACTCTCCAACGACATGCGCGAGCTTCGCCAGGCCGCCGCGGACGGAAACGAAAATGCCAAGCTCGCGCTGGCGGTATTCGAGCGGCGCCTCGCCAAATCGGTCGCCTCTCTTCGAGCCAGCATGAGCAAGCTCGACGCCATCGTCTTCACTGGCGGCATCGGCGAAAACGACGCCGTAACCCGCTCCGCCGCCTTGCGTCAGCTGGCGTTCCTAGGTATAGAGATGGACGCCGACGCCAACCAGAGCGCCGGGCGTGGCAAAAACGGATTTATCAGCACTGAATCATCAAAGGTAAAAGCGATCGTCATCCCGACCAACGAGGAGCTGATGATCGCTCGCGAAACAGCGCAACATATCGCAGACTAA
- a CDS encoding cyclopropane-fatty-acyl-phospholipid synthase family protein, giving the protein MKSLILDFLENTHYGEVQIALPDGEQRLVGEPNGSPPVELRILDETFFQRVAFKGDIGLGESYIEGEWEASDPAELIAWFIRNKDSLMSKRFQWAMPIVSKLFAFQERFLHRKNANTRSGSRRNIEAHYDLGNDFYELFLDETMTYSSAYFAEESMTLADGQREKYDRICRKLNLSPTDRVLEIGCGWGGFACYAAKRYGCYVTGITLSPSQFDYAEARVRQEGLQDRVEIQQIDYRDVTGSFDKVASIEMIEAVGHEHLPTYLKAIDSLLTPDGLACIQIIMSADHRYDAYCRESDFIRKHIFPGSHLPSIGSLFEAKEDADLNAYHLETFGLHYAETLRRWKRRFEANWPKIANLGFTERFRRKWRLYFDYCTAGFEERHINLAQVVLGRMNCQSYSYELAEQEERRSGPSAFTEQTTLNAANA; this is encoded by the coding sequence GTGAAAAGCCTTATACTCGACTTCCTCGAAAACACTCACTACGGCGAGGTGCAGATCGCCTTGCCGGACGGCGAGCAGCGCCTCGTCGGCGAGCCAAACGGCTCTCCTCCGGTTGAGCTGCGGATTCTCGACGAGACCTTTTTCCAGAGGGTGGCCTTCAAAGGCGATATCGGACTGGGCGAAAGCTACATCGAAGGCGAGTGGGAAGCGAGCGATCCAGCGGAGCTCATCGCGTGGTTCATCCGAAACAAGGACTCTCTGATGAGCAAACGCTTCCAGTGGGCGATGCCGATCGTATCGAAGCTCTTCGCCTTCCAGGAGAGGTTTCTGCATCGCAAAAACGCTAACACCCGCAGCGGAAGCCGCCGAAACATCGAGGCCCACTACGATCTGGGAAACGATTTCTACGAGCTCTTTCTCGACGAGACCATGACCTACTCGTCCGCCTACTTCGCCGAGGAGTCCATGACGCTCGCCGATGGGCAGCGCGAGAAGTACGACCGCATCTGCCGCAAGCTCAACCTCTCCCCTACCGACCGCGTACTGGAAATCGGCTGCGGATGGGGTGGATTCGCATGCTACGCAGCGAAACGCTACGGCTGCTACGTCACCGGCATCACCCTCTCGCCCAGCCAGTTCGACTACGCTGAGGCAAGGGTCAGACAGGAAGGTCTGCAGGACCGCGTCGAGATACAGCAGATCGACTACCGCGATGTGACTGGCAGCTTCGACAAAGTGGCGTCCATCGAAATGATCGAGGCAGTCGGGCACGAGCACCTACCAACCTACTTGAAGGCCATCGACTCTCTGCTGACGCCGGACGGACTGGCCTGTATCCAGATCATAATGTCAGCCGACCATCGCTACGACGCCTATTGCCGCGAATCTGACTTCATCCGCAAACACATCTTTCCCGGATCCCACCTACCTTCGATCGGCTCGCTTTTCGAAGCCAAGGAAGACGCCGATCTCAACGCCTACCATCTCGAGACATTCGGACTGCATTACGCGGAAACGCTCAGGCGATGGAAGCGGCGCTTCGAAGCGAACTGGCCAAAGATCGCCAACCTCGGATTCACGGAACGGTTTCGCCGAAAATGGCGCCTCTACTTCGACTACTGCACCGCCGGTTTCGAGGAACGCCACATCAATCTGGCCCAAGTCGTCCTAGGTCGCATGAATTGCCAGAGCTACTCCTACGAGCTCGCCGAACAGGAGGAGCGGAGGTCCGGTCCGAGCGCCTTCACCGAGCAAACGACCTTAAACGCCGCCAACGCATGA
- the pta gene encoding phosphate acetyltransferase codes for MNHVFLTVPTGARVGLSTVSIGLVRALERQGVRVGFFKPIAQPMSGDDSSEDRSTQFIRSATTIEPPEPFSLAEARQYLSEEKIELLLENIVRRLEEAAQDLDVIIVEGLLQTDKFPMGAKLNQKLAQTLSAQLILVSALGNRDLENLNREIELAVSEFKGRVAGSVINKADLTVARESIHFDGISLDGLSKYLVDKCPVFEHEQIPLIGLIPHDQKLLAPRVSDVAKLVEAKVINEGDMNSRRVFKIELCARNVPNMLHTLKTGNLLVTPSDRTDIILAASMASLNGARLAGLILTSNQTPDERIYKLCKLAWDTGLPVLQVDKTSFETARVLHEMNLEIATDDYERINQAMDTVAVCVNSEWIRGTLSSHVKRQLSPPAFRHMLTRTARSKRKRIVLPEGDEPRTIQAAVACVERDIAGCVLLADPDNVRIKADAMGITLPPTLEIINPDDIRENYVESLVDMRRHKNMTEKIARDHLSDSVVLGTMMLAHDEVDGLVSGAVHSSANTVRPAMQLIKTRPSAKIASSIFFMCLPDQVLVYGDCAINPDPNAEELADIAIQSVDSAIAFGIDPMVAMISYSTLGSGAGKDVDKVIEATRIVKELRPDITIDGPLQYDAAAIADVAKTKAPDSPVAGKANVFIFPDLNTGNTVYKAVQRSANVVSIGPMLQGLRKPVNDLSRGALVDDIIYTIALTAIQAQQND; via the coding sequence ATGAACCACGTATTCCTCACGGTTCCCACCGGAGCGCGAGTCGGACTATCCACCGTATCCATCGGTCTAGTACGAGCTCTTGAACGACAGGGGGTCAGAGTCGGTTTCTTCAAGCCCATCGCCCAACCTATGAGCGGCGACGACAGCTCCGAGGACCGCTCCACTCAATTCATCCGCTCCGCCACTACCATCGAGCCCCCAGAGCCTTTTTCACTAGCCGAGGCGCGTCAGTACCTCAGCGAGGAAAAGATCGAGCTCCTGCTCGAGAACATCGTGCGTCGCTTGGAGGAAGCAGCCCAGGACCTCGACGTGATCATCGTGGAGGGCCTGCTGCAAACCGACAAGTTCCCCATGGGCGCCAAGCTCAACCAGAAGCTGGCCCAAACCCTTTCCGCCCAGCTGATCCTCGTATCAGCCCTCGGGAATCGCGACCTCGAAAACCTCAATCGCGAAATCGAACTCGCTGTATCCGAATTCAAAGGACGAGTCGCCGGCTCCGTCATCAACAAGGCAGACCTCACCGTCGCCCGCGAGAGCATACATTTCGACGGCATCAGCCTGGACGGCCTGTCCAAGTACTTGGTCGACAAGTGCCCGGTATTCGAGCACGAGCAGATTCCGCTGATCGGCTTGATCCCCCACGACCAGAAGCTGCTGGCTCCTCGCGTTTCCGACGTGGCCAAGCTCGTCGAAGCGAAGGTCATCAACGAGGGCGACATGAATAGCCGCCGCGTTTTCAAAATAGAACTCTGCGCCCGCAACGTGCCCAACATGCTTCACACCCTGAAGACGGGCAATCTGTTGGTCACTCCCTCGGATCGCACCGATATCATTCTCGCCGCGTCCATGGCATCGCTAAACGGGGCTCGTCTCGCTGGATTGATTCTCACCAGCAACCAGACCCCGGACGAGCGCATCTACAAGCTTTGCAAGCTCGCTTGGGACACGGGACTTCCCGTGCTGCAGGTCGACAAGACTTCCTTCGAAACCGCTCGTGTGCTGCACGAGATGAACCTCGAGATCGCGACCGACGACTACGAGCGCATCAATCAGGCCATGGATACGGTAGCGGTCTGCGTAAACAGCGAATGGATACGCGGTACCTTGAGCTCGCACGTCAAGCGTCAGCTTTCTCCACCGGCCTTTCGCCATATGCTCACCCGCACGGCTCGCTCCAAGCGCAAGCGCATCGTGCTTCCCGAGGGCGACGAGCCGCGCACCATTCAAGCCGCGGTGGCTTGTGTGGAGCGCGATATCGCGGGCTGCGTTCTGCTCGCCGACCCGGACAACGTACGCATCAAGGCCGACGCCATGGGAATCACCCTACCGCCGACTTTGGAAATCATCAATCCTGACGACATTCGCGAAAACTACGTCGAGTCCCTGGTCGATATGCGACGCCACAAGAACATGACGGAAAAGATCGCTCGCGACCACTTGAGCGATTCCGTGGTTCTCGGCACCATGATGCTGGCCCACGACGAGGTCGACGGTTTGGTTTCCGGAGCTGTTCACTCGTCGGCGAACACCGTTCGGCCCGCCATGCAGCTGATCAAGACTCGCCCTTCCGCCAAGATCGCGTCGTCCATCTTTTTCATGTGTCTTCCGGATCAGGTCCTCGTCTACGGCGACTGCGCCATCAACCCGGACCCGAACGCGGAAGAGCTAGCCGACATCGCCATCCAGTCCGTGGACTCCGCGATCGCCTTCGGCATCGATCCCATGGTGGCCATGATCAGCTACAGCACCTTGGGCTCCGGAGCAGGCAAGGATGTGGACAAGGTGATCGAAGCCACACGCATCGTGAAGGAGCTTCGCCCCGACATCACCATCGACGGTCCGCTGCAGTACGACGCCGCAGCCATCGCAGACGTGGCCAAAACCAAGGCCCCGGACAGCCCGGTCGCAGGCAAGGCGAACGTATTCATCTTCCCCGATCTGAATACCGGAAACACCGTTTACAAGGCGGTGCAGCGCTCCGCGAACGTAGTGTCCATCGGCCCGATGCTGCAAGGCCTCAGGAAACCGGTCAACGACCTGTCGCGCGGCGCCTTGGTGGACGACATCATCTACACGATCGCCTTGACCGCCATTCAGGCTCAGCAAAACGACTAG
- a CDS encoding DUF1295 domain-containing protein, whose translation MNPFIAAFLTLLALMLAFAATWLVAVRIGKWAIVDPIWSFSVGFNAVVFALFLQGAFSLSTGIICAVALLYSIRLGGHLLKRTLAHDEDDPRYVEFAREWGEKAKPRMLLFYQFQALGSFALCLPLFVAIAAPTSVVSVWTLLGLAWCLLSIAGEALSDWQLASFKKRNNDPKKVCRKGLWRYSRHPNYFFQWAFWLGLIPLSVNSPLWWISLISPALMLHFLLNVTGIPPTEKRSLESKGDAYRDYQKETSAFFPLPPKRNQTA comes from the coding sequence ATGAATCCCTTCATCGCAGCCTTTCTCACGCTCCTGGCGCTGATGCTGGCTTTCGCCGCCACCTGGCTGGTCGCCGTTCGCATCGGCAAATGGGCTATCGTCGATCCGATCTGGAGCTTCAGCGTCGGATTCAACGCAGTCGTATTCGCATTGTTCCTACAAGGAGCGTTTTCCCTTTCCACCGGGATCATCTGCGCCGTAGCCCTGCTCTACTCGATTCGTCTGGGCGGTCATCTGCTCAAGCGGACTCTCGCTCATGACGAAGACGATCCGCGCTACGTAGAATTCGCTCGGGAATGGGGAGAGAAGGCGAAGCCACGCATGCTGCTCTTCTATCAGTTTCAGGCCCTCGGCAGCTTCGCTCTGTGCTTGCCGCTGTTCGTGGCCATCGCCGCGCCGACCTCGGTAGTCAGCGTCTGGACCCTGCTAGGACTGGCCTGGTGCCTGCTATCCATCGCTGGCGAAGCCCTCTCGGACTGGCAGCTCGCGAGCTTCAAGAAGCGAAACAACGACCCGAAGAAGGTCTGCCGCAAAGGGCTTTGGCGCTACTCCCGCCACCCGAACTACTTTTTCCAATGGGCCTTTTGGCTCGGTTTGATTCCGCTCAGCGTCAATTCGCCGCTTTGGTGGATTTCGCTGATCAGCCCCGCCCTGATGCTCCACTTTTTGCTCAACGTCACTGGCATTCCGCCCACCGAGAAGCGGTCTTTGGAAAGCAAAGGCGACGCCTATCGAGACTACCAGAAGGAAACGAGCGCCTTTTTCCCCCTTCCGCCTAAACGCAACCAAACCGCCTAA
- a CDS encoding MerR family transcriptional regulator yields the protein MSFNSDSATGFKIGTAAKMAGISPNTIRTWMRRDYFSTSIETSSGEHLLSSEDMKRLKTLKSLVDLGDTIGRIARLNDEALEARLEELRSNSSPDYSNDVPSLADLHAAFVRSPQSTRLNIASSFFWNTSELHAVEDLEEHCREKKDTAIALVDYQNGNPLETQQIVAFAFKHPEVPVVVIFDFMQRSSLKELSNAGVHLLRWPINTIMLERYLYGLLPMLGKRPSPDASLASPPDKLLTESQLTRLSESDPTLECECPRHVSSIVSSLSAFEEYSKNCVITSPQDKALHDFLHRETARARHIMELALIRVCREDGIEIPPA from the coding sequence ATGTCATTCAATTCCGATTCAGCAACTGGTTTCAAGATCGGCACCGCCGCCAAGATGGCAGGGATTTCCCCCAACACCATTCGCACTTGGATGCGTCGCGACTATTTCAGCACCTCGATCGAAACCTCCTCTGGCGAACACCTCCTCAGCAGCGAGGACATGAAGCGCCTGAAAACGCTGAAGTCCCTCGTGGACCTTGGCGACACCATCGGGCGCATCGCTCGCCTCAACGACGAGGCCCTGGAGGCGCGTTTGGAGGAGCTTCGCAGCAACAGCTCCCCCGACTACTCCAACGACGTGCCCTCGCTGGCGGACCTGCACGCCGCCTTCGTTCGGTCCCCGCAGAGCACGCGACTGAACATCGCTAGCTCCTTCTTCTGGAACACCTCCGAGTTACACGCGGTGGAGGATCTTGAGGAGCACTGTAGGGAAAAGAAGGATACAGCGATCGCCTTGGTCGACTACCAGAACGGCAATCCGCTGGAAACCCAGCAGATCGTGGCCTTCGCCTTCAAGCACCCTGAAGTGCCGGTAGTGGTCATCTTCGACTTCATGCAGCGCTCCTCGCTCAAGGAGCTCTCCAACGCCGGCGTCCATCTGCTTCGCTGGCCCATCAACACCATCATGCTGGAGCGCTACCTTTACGGCCTGCTGCCCATGCTGGGCAAGCGCCCGTCCCCTGACGCCTCGCTGGCGTCCCCTCCAGACAAGTTGCTGACGGAGTCGCAGCTGACTCGGCTCTCCGAGTCCGATCCGACTCTGGAGTGCGAATGTCCTCGCCACGTCAGCTCCATCGTCTCCAGCCTCAGCGCCTTCGAGGAATACAGCAAGAACTGCGTCATCACCTCGCCTCAGGACAAGGCACTGCACGATTTCCTTCATCGGGAAACGGCTCGCGCTCGCCACATCATGGAACTGGCGCTCATCCGGGTTTGCCGTGAAGACGGCATCGAAATTCCGCCTGCCTAA
- a CDS encoding acyl-CoA desaturase has protein sequence MWLIILFFIAHWYLSVFAQSFFLHRYAAHGMFRMSRFWFRFFYLFTWISQGSSFLNPRAYAILHMEHHKHSDTEHDPHSPHFFEDVISMMLNTKRVYQDILAGKYDNRPDIAIKDYPSWPMVDRIGDSWATRIGFAILYTGFYLTFAPHPAWFALLPVHFLMGPVHGAFVNWCGHKYGYANFDNGDHSRNTFVWDLFFVGECFQNNHHRYPRRANFAKRWFEIDVTYPVIKALDLVGIIKLKT, from the coding sequence ATGTGGCTCATCATTCTGTTTTTTATCGCCCACTGGTACCTGAGCGTGTTCGCCCAGAGCTTTTTTCTGCATCGCTACGCGGCGCACGGCATGTTTCGCATGTCGCGCTTCTGGTTCCGCTTCTTCTACCTGTTCACCTGGATATCGCAGGGCTCGTCCTTTCTCAATCCTCGGGCCTACGCCATCCTGCACATGGAGCACCACAAGCATAGCGACACCGAGCACGACCCGCACTCGCCTCATTTCTTCGAAGACGTCATCTCCATGATGCTCAACACCAAGCGGGTCTATCAGGATATCCTAGCAGGCAAATACGACAACCGTCCGGATATCGCCATCAAGGACTATCCGAGTTGGCCCATGGTCGATCGCATCGGGGATAGCTGGGCCACCCGAATCGGATTCGCCATCCTCTACACGGGCTTCTACCTGACCTTCGCTCCTCACCCGGCCTGGTTCGCGCTCCTGCCGGTGCATTTCCTCATGGGCCCGGTGCACGGAGCCTTCGTGAATTGGTGCGGCCACAAGTACGGCTATGCCAACTTCGACAATGGCGACCACTCCCGCAACACCTTCGTTTGGGACCTCTTCTTCGTCGGGGAGTGCTTTCAGAACAATCACCACCGCTACCCGCGCCGAGCCAATTTCGCCAAGCGCTGGTTCGAGATCGACGTGACCTATCCGGTCATCAAGGCCCTCGATCTGGTGGGCATCATCAAGCTGAAAACCTGA
- a CDS encoding FAD-dependent oxidoreductase yields MKLAVIGTGIAGMACAYFLRDRFDEVVVYEKNDYVGGHTNTVYVDEEGRKVPIDTGFMVYNDRTYPNLIQFFDRLGIVPKNTSMSFSVNHRDEAFEASFSDLKTFFPSLGSFANPSRYRLLAGLKRLFERAHAFIDQNPSHTVSLKQFVREQRIPTIVTEKFLLPMTAAIWSTPHLRMLDYPAATLFRFLSNHGMLGFGDQFQWKTLVGGSQQYKSKILQAIGDRITTSNGAVQVTQNEKSVDILDSRGERKTFDKAILASHADESLALLKNPSELQSNLLSRFHYNRNPVSLHTDPTVMPRMRRAWASWNYRYERMEGELVGSTHYWMNNLQGVSNRNNYFVSVDYKGALDESKVLWRKTYHHPRFDEQAIAAQRDLPQLNENGPLYFCGSYFKYGFHEDAFTSALHVSQKLNHGKDPLP; encoded by the coding sequence ATGAAGCTTGCCGTCATCGGGACAGGCATAGCGGGCATGGCCTGCGCCTATTTTCTCAGAGATCGCTTCGACGAAGTGGTCGTGTACGAGAAAAACGACTACGTCGGAGGACACACGAATACCGTGTATGTCGACGAGGAAGGCCGCAAGGTGCCCATCGACACGGGGTTCATGGTCTACAACGACCGGACCTACCCAAACCTCATCCAATTCTTCGATCGCCTTGGCATCGTGCCTAAGAACACTTCCATGTCTTTCAGCGTGAACCATCGGGATGAGGCGTTCGAAGCGAGCTTCAGCGATCTGAAAACCTTCTTCCCCAGCCTGGGCTCGTTCGCGAACCCTTCGCGCTACCGTCTCCTCGCGGGATTGAAGCGACTCTTCGAACGCGCCCACGCCTTCATCGACCAGAATCCTTCTCACACCGTCAGTCTAAAGCAGTTCGTGCGTGAACAGCGGATACCGACGATCGTGACCGAAAAGTTCCTCCTGCCCATGACGGCCGCCATCTGGTCCACCCCACACCTTCGCATGCTGGACTACCCAGCGGCCACGCTCTTTCGCTTCCTTTCCAATCATGGGATGCTGGGCTTCGGCGACCAGTTTCAGTGGAAGACGCTCGTAGGAGGCAGCCAGCAGTACAAATCGAAGATCCTGCAAGCCATCGGAGATCGCATCACCACCTCGAATGGAGCCGTGCAAGTCACGCAAAACGAGAAATCCGTAGACATCCTCGATAGCCGCGGCGAGCGAAAGACTTTCGACAAAGCCATCCTCGCTTCCCACGCCGACGAAAGTCTCGCCCTGCTGAAGAACCCGAGCGAGCTGCAGAGCAATCTGCTAAGCCGCTTCCACTACAACCGAAATCCAGTCAGCCTGCACACCGATCCGACGGTGATGCCGCGCATGCGACGAGCCTGGGCGTCGTGGAACTATCGATACGAAAGAATGGAGGGCGAACTCGTCGGATCGACGCACTACTGGATGAACAACCTGCAGGGCGTGAGCAATCGAAACAACTACTTCGTCAGCGTCGACTACAAGGGAGCGCTGGACGAATCGAAGGTGCTCTGGCGCAAGACCTACCACCACCCGCGATTCGACGAGCAGGCCATCGCCGCTCAGCGAGACCTGCCACAGCTCAACGAGAACGGACCGCTGTACTTCTGCGGCAGCTACTTCAAATACGGTTTCCACGAGGACGCGTTCACCTCCGCTCTCCACGTCTCGCAAAAACTCAACCACGGAAAGGACCCGCTGCCATGA
- a CDS encoding cyclopropane-fatty-acyl-phospholipid synthase family protein, whose amino-acid sequence MNTIALAENGVLPTWLVRFGIRSLVRKRLRDESESYQEKKSRLINQLRDSVIAIETDAANEQHYEVPADFYKIALGDRLKYSCCYWPAEVENLDQAELASLKQIAERAQLEDGQRLLELGCGWGSFTLWAAETFPNSEIVGVSNSKGQKAHIEGEARLRGLTNIRIITADMNHFQTDERFDRIVSVEMFEHMRNYPQLFSRIHDWLDDDGKLFVHVFSHRQVAYFFEDQDDDDWMARHFFTGGIMPSHDLLPQVCAPFALENSWQLDGTHYQKTADAWLENMDRNTKAIRAVMSSTYGAGDADVWRQRWRMFMMACSELFGFKDGKEWGVSHYLFKK is encoded by the coding sequence ATGAATACAATTGCCCTCGCAGAAAACGGCGTACTGCCGACCTGGCTCGTACGCTTCGGAATCCGATCGCTCGTACGGAAGCGCTTGCGCGACGAATCGGAATCCTATCAGGAAAAGAAGAGCCGCCTGATCAACCAGCTTCGCGACAGCGTCATCGCCATCGAGACCGATGCCGCCAACGAGCAGCACTACGAAGTACCTGCCGACTTCTACAAGATCGCCCTCGGCGATCGACTCAAGTACAGCTGCTGCTACTGGCCCGCTGAGGTAGAGAACCTCGACCAGGCCGAGCTCGCGTCTCTGAAACAGATCGCGGAGCGGGCCCAGCTCGAGGATGGACAGCGCCTTCTCGAACTCGGCTGCGGCTGGGGTTCGTTCACACTCTGGGCCGCCGAGACCTTCCCCAACTCGGAAATCGTCGGCGTATCCAACTCGAAAGGACAGAAGGCCCATATCGAAGGTGAAGCCCGACTTCGCGGCCTGACCAACATCCGGATCATCACCGCGGATATGAACCATTTTCAAACCGACGAGCGCTTCGATCGCATCGTCTCCGTGGAGATGTTCGAACACATGCGCAACTATCCGCAGCTCTTCTCCCGCATCCACGACTGGTTGGACGATGACGGGAAGCTCTTCGTGCATGTGTTCTCGCACCGGCAGGTCGCCTACTTCTTCGAGGACCAGGACGACGACGACTGGATGGCTCGCCATTTCTTCACCGGCGGCATCATGCCTTCGCACGACCTGCTGCCGCAAGTCTGCGCTCCCTTCGCCCTCGAGAACTCCTGGCAGCTCGACGGGACCCACTACCAAAAGACTGCGGACGCGTGGCTGGAGAACATGGACCGGAACACGAAGGCGATTCGAGCGGTCATGAGCTCGACCTACGGAGCTGGCGACGCAGACGTCTGGCGTCAGCGCTGGCGCATGTTTATGATGGCATGCTCCGAGCTATTTGGATTCAAAGATGGAAAGGAGTGGGGCGTGTCGCACTACCTTTTCAAGAAATAG
- a CDS encoding DUF1365 domain-containing protein, with the protein MNSCLYRCRLMHNRIRPKRHRFTYPCFIFSIDLDELDTLNRSLSLFSNEGRNVYSLRHTDHLQFGADSIKENLVRYLRENGKAEPVGQVRLITNLRTFGHVFNPVSFYFVSTPSGQPLCSVAEVANTFNEQKLYLLDRSENKRYRQSQAKHFYVSPYSELDTDFHFDLNVPSERLRLIITESDQAGIFFSSMLHGEKRELSDGSLAANTLRFPFITLKIIAAIHWQAARLYLKRVPHFAKKSRPDLQTDTRPYLNPSKRSA; encoded by the coding sequence ATGAATTCCTGCCTGTATCGCTGCCGTCTGATGCACAATCGCATCCGCCCCAAGCGACACCGCTTCACCTACCCGTGCTTCATCTTTTCCATCGATCTCGACGAGCTCGATACGCTTAACCGTTCTCTCTCACTGTTCAGCAACGAAGGGCGAAACGTGTATTCGCTTCGCCATACGGATCACCTGCAGTTCGGCGCCGACAGCATAAAGGAGAACCTCGTTCGCTACTTGAGAGAGAACGGAAAAGCGGAGCCCGTCGGCCAAGTACGCCTGATAACCAACCTACGAACCTTTGGCCACGTCTTCAATCCGGTTTCGTTCTACTTCGTATCCACCCCGTCAGGACAACCGCTCTGCTCCGTGGCCGAGGTGGCGAACACCTTCAACGAACAAAAGCTCTACCTGCTGGATCGAAGCGAAAACAAGCGCTATCGCCAAAGTCAGGCCAAACATTTCTACGTATCGCCCTACTCCGAACTGGATACAGACTTCCACTTCGACCTCAACGTGCCCAGCGAACGCCTCCGACTGATCATCACCGAAAGCGACCAAGCCGGCATCTTTTTCAGCAGCATGCTGCATGGCGAGAAACGAGAGCTCAGCGACGGCAGCTTAGCCGCCAACACCCTGCGCTTCCCCTTCATCACCCTCAAAATCATCGCCGCCATCCACTGGCAGGCCGCCCGTCTCTACCTGAAACGCGTGCCTCACTTCGCAAAGAAATCGCGCCCAGACCTGCAAACGGACACGCGCCCCTATCTCAACCCATCAAAACGATCCGCGTAA